The following coding sequences lie in one Lolium perenne isolate Kyuss_39 chromosome 2, Kyuss_2.0, whole genome shotgun sequence genomic window:
- the LOC127336827 gene encoding inositol-3-phosphate synthase 1, giving the protein MFLEGFKVESPHVRYGAGEIESEYRYDTTEVAPTPEGSWVVRPKSVTYNFKTSTAVPKLGVMLVGWGGNNGTTLTAGVIANKLGISWSTKEKVHKANYFGSLTQASTVRVGSYNGEEVYTPFRSLVPMVNPNDIVFGGWDISSMNLADAMGRAKVLDFDLQKQLRSHMESMVPLPGIFNPDFIAANQGSRANNILKGTKKEQVDHIIKDIREFKEKNKVDKVVVLWTANTERYSDVVVGLNDTMDNLLASLDKNEAEISPSTMYAIACVTEGVPFVNGSPQNTFVPGLIELAIKKNSLIGGDDFKSGQTKMKSVLVDFLVGAGIKPTSIASYNHLGNNDGMNLSAPQVFRSKEISKSGVVDDMVASNNILYNPGEHPDHVIVIKYVPYVGDSKRAMDEYTSEIFMGGKNTIVLHNTCEDSLLAAPIILDLVLLAELSTRIQLKAQSQEKFHSFHPVATILSYLSKAPLVPPGTPVVNALAKQRAMLENILRACVGLAPENNMILEHK; this is encoded by the exons ATGTTCCTGGAGGGGTTCAAGGTGGAGAGCCCGCATGTGCGGTACGGCGCCGGCGAGATCGAGTCCGAGTACCGGTATGACACCACGGAGGTGGCGCCGACGCCGGAGGGAAGCTGGGTGGTGCGTCCCAAGTCCGTCACCTACAACTTCAAGACCAGCACCGCCGTCCCAAAGCTCGG GGTGATGCTTGTCGGATGGGGCGGCAACAACGGCACCACCCTCACAGCCGGGGTCATCGCAAACAAATT GGGAATTTCATGGTCAACCAAGGAGAAGGTGCACAAGGCTAACTATTTCGGCTCCCTAACCCAGGCTTCCACAGTCAGAGTTGGCAGCTACAACGGGGAGGAGGTCTACACACCTTTCAGGAGCCTTGTACCCATG GTGAACCCGAACGACATTGTGTTTGGTGGATGGGACATCAGCAGCATGAACTTGGCTGATGCCATGGGCAGAGCCAAAGTACTAGACTTTGACCTGCAGAAGCAGCTCAGGAGCCATATGGAGTCCATGGTGCCCCTCCCTGGCATCTTCaacccggacttcatcgcagcaaACCAAGGTTCCCGCGCTAACAATATACTAAAGGGCACCAAGAAGGAGCAGGTGGACCATATCATCAAGGACATCAG GGAGTTCAAGGAGAAGAACAAGGTGGACAAGGTGGTTGTGTTGTGGACAGCCAACACCGAACGGTATAGTGATGTTGTCGTCGGGCTCAATGATACCATGGACAACCTCTTGGCTTCTCTCGACAAGAATGAGGCTGAGATCTCACCGTCAACCATGTACGCGATAGCCTGTGTAACGGAGGGAGTACCATTTGTCAACGGGAGTCCTCAGAACACCTTCGTGCCTG GGTTGATTGAGCTGGCCATCAAGAAGAATTCGTTGATCGGTGGTGATGACTTCAAGAGCGGGCAAACTAAGATGAAGTCAGTCCTGGTTGACTTCCTCGTTGGTGCTGGAATCAAG CCTACCTCTATTGCCAGCTATAACCACCTTGGAAACAATGACGGCATGAACCTCTCGGCGCCGCAGGTATTCCGATCCAAGGAGATCTCCAAGAGCGGTGTGGTGGATGACATGGTTGCTAGCAACAATATCCTTTACAACCCAGGGGAGCACCCTGACCACGTCATCGTCATCAAG TATGTGCCGTATGTCGGGGACAGCAAGAGGGCCATGGACGAGTACACCTCGGAGATTTTCATGGGTGGCAAGAACACCATCGTGTTGCACAATACTTGTGAGGACTCGCTTCTCGCTGCACCTATCATCCTTGATCTGGTGCTCTTGGCTGAGCTCAGCACCAGGATCCAACTGAAAGCGCAGAGCCAG GAGAAGTTCCATTCTTTCCATCCAGTGGCCACCATCTTGAGCTATCTAAGCAAGGCTCCACTT GTTCCTCCAGGGACACCAGTGGTTAATGCACTGGCCAAGCAGAGGGCCATGCTCGAGAACATCCTTAGGGCTTGTGTTGGGCTGGCCCCTGAGAACAACATGATTCTTGAGCACAAATGA